In a genomic window of Gloeocapsopsis dulcis:
- a CDS encoding glycosyltransferase codes for MRKLYFLVPGTGGKFACGGLWAELKTLNLAKQVCCADVVTYRQKEKNTLFLDDLLHDKNLNDVIFVISWGFDVPQLARKLVPYNVVYHAHSTGYGFKLPASIPIITVSRNTMGYWGQYAPNSLIYYLPNQISDEFRDLNLERDVDVLVQARKSSKYLLQDLIPALKQYCNVIVVDSYIEDLAKLFNRAKVYLYDSAEYWAIQGVSEGFGLQPMEAMACGCQVFSSINGGLSDYLDPGFNCYKIAGYAKEYDVKRILKIVGYSEAIALPEAFFTEYRTKNILSRLQVILNDLNDFFDCKEHLSTDIQDLTNIRVAQLRIQRVFDKLKDKYKK; via the coding sequence ATGAGAAAGCTTTATTTTTTGGTTCCAGGCACGGGTGGTAAATTTGCTTGTGGTGGACTTTGGGCAGAGTTAAAAACCTTGAATTTGGCAAAGCAGGTGTGTTGTGCAGATGTTGTTACGTATCGCCAGAAAGAAAAAAACACGCTGTTTCTGGATGATTTATTACACGATAAGAACTTAAATGATGTGATCTTTGTAATTAGTTGGGGATTTGATGTTCCACAACTCGCGCGTAAACTAGTGCCTTATAATGTTGTTTATCACGCTCATAGTACTGGTTACGGATTTAAGTTGCCGGCAAGTATTCCGATTATTACTGTGAGCCGGAATACAATGGGATATTGGGGACAATATGCACCAAATTCATTAATTTACTATCTACCCAATCAAATATCTGATGAGTTTAGAGATTTAAACTTAGAGCGCGATGTTGATGTTTTAGTGCAAGCACGAAAATCTTCAAAATATCTTCTTCAAGATTTGATTCCAGCTTTAAAACAGTATTGCAATGTCATTGTTGTTGATTCTTATATTGAAGATTTAGCAAAGTTATTTAATCGAGCTAAAGTTTATCTTTATGACTCGGCTGAGTATTGGGCAATACAAGGAGTTAGTGAAGGCTTCGGACTACAACCAATGGAGGCTATGGCATGTGGCTGTCAAGTTTTTTCTAGCATCAATGGTGGACTTTCTGATTATTTAGATCCAGGTTTTAATTGCTATAAAATTGCTGGTTATGCTAAAGAGTATGATGTCAAACGAATTTTAAAGATCGTAGGTTATTCAGAAGCGATCGCACTACCTGAAGCTTTTTTTACCGAATATCGAACCAAGAATATTCTCAGCCGTTTGCAAGTCATTTTGAATGACCTCAACGACTTTTTTGATTGCAAAGAACACTTATCGACTGATATTCAAGACTTAACAAATATACGTGTGGCACAACTACGGATACAGCGGGTATTTGATAAGCTAAAAGATAAATATAAAAAATAG
- a CDS encoding Uma2 family endonuclease, translating to MTSAIPVVKPVSQLKLAPGSAVTIPDVSWQEFESILLELGEKRSARVAYSNSTLEIMAPLPEHERLKDLISDIVKVLLKKTHRRYEPFGSTTFKKEGSAGVEPDACFYIQNYQFMIGRRRLQPDDPPPDLAIEIDVTSKATIDAYEAIEVPEVWVYNSGKLKIYLLQDGKYLESNISPIFAEIPVTQIIPTVVERAWQVGSVQAVEELEILLSASS from the coding sequence ATGACTAGTGCGATTCCCGTTGTCAAACCCGTGAGTCAACTTAAGCTTGCACCTGGTAGTGCTGTGACCATTCCAGATGTTAGCTGGCAAGAATTTGAGTCAATTCTGCTGGAACTAGGTGAGAAGCGATCTGCAAGAGTTGCCTACAGCAATAGTACTTTGGAAATTATGGCTCCTTTACCTGAGCATGAAAGACTGAAAGATTTAATTTCTGATATTGTCAAAGTATTACTTAAAAAGACGCACAGAAGATACGAACCTTTTGGCTCAACTACTTTTAAAAAAGAGGGTAGTGCAGGAGTAGAACCTGATGCATGTTTTTATATCCAAAATTATCAATTTATGATTGGTCGTCGCCGACTGCAACCCGACGATCCCCCACCTGATTTAGCTATTGAAATTGATGTCACATCTAAAGCGACTATCGATGCTTACGAAGCTATTGAAGTTCCAGAAGTATGGGTTTATAATAGTGGCAAACTAAAGATTTATCTACTTCAAGATGGAAAGTATTTAGAATCTAATATTAGTCCTATTTTTGCAGAAATACCAGTTACTCAAATCATTCCTACTGTAGTAGAACGTGCTTGGCAAGTAGGAAGTGTTCAAGCAGTAGAAGAACTTGAAATATTGCTTAGCGCAAGTAGTTAA
- a CDS encoding LL-diaminopimelate aminotransferase has translation MATINDNYLKLKAGYLFPEIARRVNAFAEANPEANIIRLGIGDVTEPLPQACRTAMIQAVEEMGDRTTFKGYGPEQGYAWLREKIATHDFQARGCDIDASEIFVSDGSKCDTGNILDIFGNNNAIAVTDPVYPVYVDTNVMAGHTGEINDKGEYAGLVYLPITAANNFTAEIPSKKVDLIYLCFPNNPTGATATKEHLKAWVDYAKAHNSIIFFDAAYEAYITDPELPHSIYEIDGARDCAIEFRSFSKNAGFTGTRCALTVVPKTLTAKAADGSDVELWKLWNRRQSTKFNGVSYIVQRGAEAVYSDEGQAQIKALVSFYLENAKIIREQLTAAGIAVYGGVNAPYVWVQTPNNLSSWDFFDKLLHTCNVVGTPGSGFGAAGEGYFRISAFNSRENVEVAMKRITEKFKV, from the coding sequence ATGGCAACGATTAACGATAACTATCTCAAACTCAAAGCAGGCTACTTATTTCCGGAAATTGCCCGACGGGTGAATGCGTTTGCCGAAGCAAATCCAGAGGCAAATATTATAAGACTTGGGATTGGGGATGTTACCGAACCACTACCACAGGCGTGTCGCACCGCGATGATTCAAGCAGTAGAAGAAATGGGCGATCGCACAACATTCAAAGGCTACGGTCCCGAACAAGGTTATGCTTGGTTAAGGGAAAAAATCGCCACTCATGACTTTCAAGCACGCGGATGCGACATTGATGCTTCGGAAATCTTTGTTTCTGATGGTTCTAAGTGCGATACAGGTAATATTCTCGATATCTTTGGTAACAATAATGCGATCGCTGTCACTGACCCCGTTTATCCTGTGTATGTAGACACAAACGTCATGGCAGGACATACAGGTGAGATCAACGACAAAGGCGAGTATGCAGGTTTAGTTTATCTCCCGATTACCGCAGCAAATAACTTCACTGCCGAAATTCCCTCAAAGAAAGTTGATTTAATTTATCTGTGCTTTCCCAATAATCCTACAGGTGCAACAGCTACTAAAGAACACCTCAAAGCATGGGTAGATTATGCCAAAGCGCATAACTCAATTATCTTCTTTGATGCCGCCTACGAAGCTTATATCACCGATCCCGAACTACCGCATTCAATTTACGAAATTGATGGGGCGCGAGATTGTGCGATCGAATTTCGTTCTTTTTCCAAAAATGCGGGTTTTACTGGAACTCGTTGTGCATTAACCGTCGTCCCTAAAACACTTACTGCAAAAGCTGCCGATGGTTCGGATGTGGAATTGTGGAAGTTGTGGAATCGCCGCCAATCTACAAAGTTCAATGGTGTATCCTATATCGTGCAACGCGGTGCGGAAGCTGTCTATTCCGATGAAGGACAAGCCCAAATTAAAGCACTAGTCAGCTTTTATCTCGAAAATGCCAAAATCATCCGCGAACAACTCACCGCCGCCGGAATCGCCGTGTATGGTGGTGTCAATGCGCCGTATGTTTGGGTGCAAACTCCCAATAATCTTTCGAGTTGGGATTTCTTTGATAAATTGCTGCATACTTGCAACGTCGTCGGAACTCCTGGTTCTGGTTTCGGTGCAGCAGGCGAAGGCTATTTTCGCATCTCTGCATTCAATAGTCGCGAGAATGTCGAAGTTGCCATGAAACGGATTACTGAAAAGTTTAAAGTATAG
- a CDS encoding alanine--glyoxylate aminotransferase family protein, which translates to MTSTISINDQQWLQLAPLEMPNRLLLGPGPSNAHPDVLQAMNKPPVGHLDPTFLALMDEIQSLLRYVWQTENSRTIAVSGTGTAAMEATIANSVEPGDVVLVGVSGYFGNRLVDMAGRYGADVRTITKPWGQVFHLEELQTALETHRPTILALVHAETSTGARQPLEGVGELCREFDCLLLVDTVTSLGGVPIFLDAWGVDLAYSCSQKGLGCPPGASPFTMSARAMEKLQQRQTKVANWYLDMLLLGKYWGQERVYHHTAPINLYYALREALRLVAEEGLANCWQRHQKNVEYLWEGLEDLGLKLHVEREFRLPTLTTVCIPEGVDGKAVARQLLNDYNIEIGGGLGELAGKVWRVGLMGFNSRKESVDQLLQALQQVLPK; encoded by the coding sequence ATGACTTCAACCATTTCAATCAACGATCAGCAGTGGCTGCAACTTGCACCCTTAGAAATGCCCAATCGCTTGCTGTTAGGACCAGGACCATCAAATGCGCATCCTGATGTGTTACAAGCGATGAATAAACCGCCAGTAGGACATCTCGATCCCACCTTTCTTGCACTCATGGACGAAATTCAGTCGCTACTGCGCTATGTGTGGCAAACAGAAAACTCAAGGACAATTGCGGTTAGTGGGACAGGAACTGCTGCAATGGAAGCGACAATTGCAAATTCAGTAGAACCTGGTGATGTCGTTTTAGTAGGTGTCAGTGGTTATTTTGGCAATCGTTTGGTAGATATGGCTGGGCGCTATGGCGCAGATGTCCGCACAATCACTAAACCTTGGGGACAGGTTTTTCACCTAGAAGAATTGCAGACTGCACTAGAAACGCATCGTCCAACAATTTTAGCCTTGGTTCATGCAGAAACCTCTACTGGAGCAAGACAACCTTTAGAAGGAGTAGGTGAGTTGTGTCGGGAGTTCGATTGTTTATTGCTTGTAGATACGGTAACTAGCCTTGGTGGTGTTCCTATATTCTTAGACGCTTGGGGTGTTGACCTCGCCTATAGTTGTAGTCAGAAAGGTTTAGGATGTCCGCCAGGGGCTTCGCCTTTTACAATGAGTGCTAGGGCAATGGAGAAGTTACAGCAGCGCCAAACCAAGGTAGCAAACTGGTATCTTGATATGCTTTTGCTGGGTAAGTATTGGGGTCAAGAACGCGTTTATCACCACACAGCGCCGATTAATTTGTACTATGCTTTGCGAGAAGCTTTACGTTTGGTTGCAGAAGAGGGATTAGCAAACTGTTGGCAGCGTCATCAAAAAAACGTTGAATACCTGTGGGAGGGGTTAGAAGACCTGGGGCTAAAGCTACACGTTGAACGCGAGTTTCGGTTACCAACTCTCACAACTGTATGTATTCCTGAAGGAGTTGACGGTAAGGCAGTGGCTCGACAGCTACTCAATGACTACAATATCGAAATTGGCGGTGGTTTAGGCGAATTAGCTGGTAAAGTCTGGCGTGTGGGATTGATGGGCTTTAATAGTCGCAAAGAAAGTGTCGATCAACTCTTACAAGCACTACAACAGGTTTTACCAAAGTAG
- the rpsU gene encoding 30S ribosomal protein S21, whose amino-acid sequence MTQIILGENEGIESALRRFKRQVSKAGIFPDMRKHRHFETPIEKRKRKELAKHKQRKRGGRRY is encoded by the coding sequence ATGACCCAAATAATTCTGGGCGAAAATGAAGGAATTGAGTCAGCCTTGCGCCGCTTTAAACGACAAGTCTCCAAAGCTGGGATTTTTCCCGATATGCGGAAGCACCGTCACTTTGAAACACCGATTGAAAAACGTAAGCGCAAAGAACTTGCCAAGCACAAACAGCGCAAGCGGGGAGGGCGTCGGTATTAA
- a CDS encoding saccharopine dehydrogenase family protein gives MSSFLLYGASGYTGELITRLATQSGLTPILAGRNAQKIAPLATELGLEYCIFTLDDTAAIDEALADVPVVLNCAGPFSQTAKLIVAGCLRTNTHYLDITGEVAVFEAIAAQNFPAQTAGIMLLPGVGFDVVPSDCLAAHLKARLPTATQLTLAFQALGRISRGTATTMVEAQGKGGLVRRSGVLTSVPAAWKTRMIDFGQGAVTAVTIPWGDVSTAFYSTAIPNIEVYAAFPASIRMGMVATRYLSGLLSLPPVQNLQKRLIQNQLPGPTDTERTQGKSLLWGEVADDSGKTAASRLQCPEGYTLTAMTAVEIVSRVLAGQFLPGFQTPSLVYGADFILDFEGVVREDLD, from the coding sequence ATGTCATCATTCTTGCTATACGGTGCTAGTGGCTACACTGGAGAACTCATTACTCGATTAGCCACGCAAAGTGGTTTAACTCCAATCCTTGCAGGACGTAATGCCCAAAAAATAGCACCCTTAGCCACAGAATTAGGCTTAGAGTACTGTATATTTACTTTAGATGATACTGCTGCTATTGATGAGGCTTTAGCTGACGTACCAGTAGTTTTAAACTGTGCAGGCCCTTTCTCGCAAACTGCAAAATTGATAGTTGCAGGATGCTTGCGCACAAATACCCATTATTTAGATATTACCGGAGAAGTTGCCGTATTTGAAGCGATTGCCGCTCAAAATTTCCCAGCCCAAACAGCAGGTATAATGTTGCTTCCTGGCGTAGGTTTTGATGTTGTTCCTTCCGATTGTCTCGCCGCGCATCTTAAAGCCCGACTTCCCACTGCAACACAACTAACTCTTGCGTTTCAAGCCCTAGGCAGAATTTCACGCGGAACAGCTACCACAATGGTCGAAGCCCAAGGTAAAGGGGGCTTAGTACGGCGTAGCGGAGTTCTCACTTCTGTTCCCGCAGCCTGGAAAACGCGAATGATTGACTTTGGACAAGGTGCAGTTACCGCTGTAACAATTCCCTGGGGAGATGTATCTACAGCTTTTTACAGCACAGCTATTCCTAATATTGAAGTTTACGCTGCTTTTCCTGCGTCAATACGTATGGGAATGGTTGCAACGCGCTATCTTAGTGGGTTATTGAGTTTACCACCAGTACAAAACTTGCAAAAACGTTTGATTCAAAATCAGTTACCAGGACCAACCGATACAGAACGCACTCAAGGAAAAAGTCTACTCTGGGGAGAAGTTGCAGATGACTCAGGCAAAACTGCGGCATCGCGCTTGCAATGTCCCGAAGGCTACACCCTAACAGCAATGACAGCAGTGGAAATTGTTTCTAGAGTGCTTGCAGGGCAATTTCTTCCTGGATTTCAGACACCATCGTTAGTTTATGGTGCAGATTTCATCCTAGATTTTGAGGGAGTCGTGCGCGAAGATTTAGATTAA
- the fghA gene encoding S-formylglutathione hydrolase, whose product MPASLKLSSEYRCFDGTVGFYYHQSEMCNIEMRFAVYQPPQAKLQRVPVLYFLSGLTCSEENFIAKAGAQRYAAEYGLMLVVPDTSPRNAGIAGEDDDWDFGTGAGFYVDATQTLWRSHYQMYSYVVRELPALIAENFSVQSEKQGIFGHSMGGHGALVCALRNPNQYKSVSAFAPIVAPMRCPWGEKAFSHYLGTDRESWRTYDASELVLSANYQRPILIDQGTADKFLVEQLKPKLFEQACAKVKQPLNLRMQAGYDHSYYFIATFIEDHIRHHAAVLLD is encoded by the coding sequence ATGCCGGCATCGCTTAAACTCTCAAGTGAATATCGCTGTTTTGATGGGACTGTTGGTTTTTATTACCATCAGTCGGAAATGTGTAACATTGAAATGCGTTTCGCTGTGTACCAACCGCCGCAAGCAAAATTACAGCGAGTTCCGGTGTTGTATTTTCTTTCAGGGTTAACTTGCAGCGAAGAAAACTTCATAGCAAAAGCGGGGGCGCAGCGCTATGCAGCTGAGTATGGGTTGATGTTAGTTGTGCCAGATACTAGCCCAAGGAATGCGGGAATTGCAGGAGAAGATGACGACTGGGACTTTGGTACAGGTGCAGGTTTTTATGTAGATGCGACACAAACACTATGGCGATCGCATTACCAAATGTATAGTTACGTAGTGCGCGAGTTACCAGCACTTATTGCAGAGAACTTCTCAGTACAATCAGAAAAACAAGGTATCTTTGGTCATTCAATGGGCGGACACGGGGCACTGGTATGTGCATTGCGTAACCCCAATCAATACAAATCTGTTTCTGCATTTGCACCAATTGTTGCACCGATGCGTTGTCCGTGGGGTGAAAAAGCTTTTTCGCATTATCTAGGTACAGATCGAGAAAGCTGGCGTACTTATGATGCTAGTGAATTAGTACTGAGTGCAAACTATCAACGTCCGATACTGATCGATCAAGGGACTGCTGATAAATTTTTAGTCGAGCAACTAAAACCGAAGTTATTTGAACAAGCGTGTGCCAAGGTTAAGCAACCACTAAATTTACGGATGCAAGCTGGTTACGACCATAGTTACTACTTTATTGCTACCTTTATAGAAGACCATATCCGTCATCATGCTGCTGTACTGTTAGATTAA
- a CDS encoding DUF4351 domain-containing protein, producing MAYDNICRYLTTEYASTFASWLLNIDTSSIALLPTELKLDPITQLDDLSEALLDFSSEADLVSWLQSHQ from the coding sequence TTGGCTTACGACAATATCTGCCGCTACCTAACAACTGAATACGCATCAACTTTTGCAAGCTGGCTACTAAATATCGATACTTCTAGTATTGCACTCCTCCCGACGGAACTAAAACTCGATCCTATTACTCAGTTAGATGACTTGAGTGAAGCGCTGCTAGATTTTTCTAGTGAAGCCGACTTAGTATCTTGGTTGCAGTCTCATCAGTAA
- the aqpZ gene encoding aquaporin Z, producing the protein MVRKYFLAELIGTFVLVFGGCGSAVLAGERIGFMGVSLAFGLSLLAMVYAIGPISGCHINPAVTIGLVLSKKTEAKHAVGYIIAQIIGAILGAGVLLLIAQGVPGGYNVAQGGLAANGFGIHSPGGYSMGAAFITEVVLTFFLVLTVLGATDIKAPVGFAGIPIGLVLTLVHLVSIPVTNTSVNPARSIGPAVFVKGWALGQLWLFIIAPLVGAVIAVLAYQAISTQAGLISATEAEQALESQQMEREF; encoded by the coding sequence ATGGTACGCAAATATTTTTTGGCGGAACTCATAGGAACGTTCGTGCTGGTATTTGGCGGTTGCGGTAGTGCTGTTTTAGCAGGCGAGCGCATTGGCTTTATGGGCGTATCTCTAGCTTTTGGTCTTTCACTGCTGGCAATGGTTTATGCGATCGGACCTATTTCAGGGTGTCATATTAATCCTGCGGTGACAATAGGTTTAGTACTCAGCAAAAAAACAGAAGCTAAACACGCAGTAGGATACATCATTGCTCAAATCATCGGTGCTATTCTCGGCGCTGGAGTGCTACTGTTAATTGCCCAAGGAGTACCAGGAGGTTATAACGTTGCGCAAGGTGGACTCGCCGCTAACGGTTTTGGCATCCATTCTCCAGGCGGATATAGCATGGGTGCGGCTTTTATTACCGAGGTAGTTTTAACCTTCTTTCTGGTTTTAACCGTGTTAGGTGCTACGGATATTAAAGCCCCAGTAGGTTTTGCCGGTATTCCGATTGGCTTGGTACTAACGTTAGTTCATTTAGTTAGTATTCCTGTAACTAACACCTCGGTTAACCCAGCCCGTAGCATTGGACCTGCAGTGTTTGTCAAAGGTTGGGCTTTAGGTCAACTATGGTTGTTTATCATCGCACCACTTGTCGGTGCAGTCATTGCGGTACTAGCTTACCAAGCTATTAGTACACAAGCTGGGTTGATTAGTGCAACAGAAGCTGAACAAGCATTAGAAAGTCAGCAAATGGAACGGGAATTTTAA
- a CDS encoding ABC transporter ATP-binding protein translates to MSKFNFNERHRRSQHPLKRLIEYSRQYRHQIWLASLYSVLNKIFDLAPPALIGIAVDVVVEQQNSIIARWGIQDIYAQFIILSILTVIVWILESVFEYALAKQWRNLAQTIQHDLRLDAYQHLQELELAYFEDRSTGGLMSILSDDINQLERFLDIGANDLIQVTTTVIIIAGAFFIMAPSVAWMAMLPMPFILWGSVAFQRLLAPRYVDVREKVGFLNSRLANNLSGMMTIKSFVAEDYEAIRVTEESEAYCQSNRRAIALSAAFVPLIRMIILVGFTALLLYGGLAAVEGRITVGTYSVLVFLIQRLLWPLTRLGETFDQYQRAMASTSRVMNLLDTPIEIHTGDVALPVETVRGEIELHNVTFAYNGRHPIIENLSLYVPAGKTIAIVGSTGSGKSTLVKLLLRLYEVQSGNITLDGIELRNLRFNDLRRAIGLVSQDVFLFHGTVAENIAYGSFEATPAEIIHAATIAEAHEFIMQLPQGYDTIVGERGQKLSGGQRQRIAIARAILKNPPILILDEATSAVDNETEAAIQRSLEKITVNRTTIAIAHRLSTVRNADCIYVMEYGKLVEKGTHEQLIAQQGIYASLWRVQSGLVVASD, encoded by the coding sequence GTGTCAAAGTTTAATTTCAATGAAAGACATCGGCGTTCCCAACATCCTCTTAAGCGCTTAATCGAATACAGTCGTCAGTATCGCCATCAAATCTGGCTAGCATCACTGTATTCAGTCCTGAATAAAATTTTTGACTTAGCACCACCAGCGTTAATTGGTATTGCTGTTGATGTGGTAGTAGAACAGCAAAATTCGATAATTGCACGTTGGGGAATACAAGATATTTATGCACAATTTATTATTCTGTCTATTCTGACTGTTATTGTTTGGATATTAGAGTCAGTTTTTGAATATGCCTTGGCAAAGCAATGGCGCAATCTAGCACAAACAATTCAACATGACTTACGTTTGGATGCTTATCAACATTTACAAGAACTCGAACTAGCTTATTTTGAAGATCGTAGTACGGGTGGTTTGATGTCAATCTTAAGTGATGATATCAACCAATTAGAACGATTTTTAGATATCGGTGCCAATGACTTGATTCAAGTCACAACAACGGTGATTATCATTGCAGGTGCCTTCTTTATTATGGCTCCAAGTGTGGCTTGGATGGCAATGCTACCAATGCCATTTATTCTTTGGGGTTCGGTGGCGTTTCAAAGATTGTTAGCGCCGCGTTATGTCGATGTGCGCGAGAAGGTGGGTTTTCTCAATTCGCGTCTGGCAAATAATTTGTCAGGAATGATGACAATTAAAAGCTTTGTTGCTGAAGACTATGAAGCAATTAGGGTGACAGAGGAAAGCGAGGCATATTGTCAAAGTAACCGAAGAGCGATCGCGCTGTCTGCAGCGTTTGTACCGTTAATTCGGATGATTATTCTGGTAGGCTTTACCGCATTGTTACTCTACGGCGGTTTGGCAGCGGTAGAAGGCAGAATTACAGTAGGGACTTATAGTGTACTTGTATTCCTGATTCAGCGGTTACTATGGCCTTTAACTCGATTAGGGGAAACTTTTGACCAGTATCAACGGGCGATGGCTTCAACAAGTCGCGTAATGAATTTGCTCGATACTCCAATTGAAATTCATACTGGAGATGTGGCGCTTCCTGTGGAGACGGTACGGGGCGAAATCGAATTACACAATGTCACCTTTGCTTACAACGGACGCCATCCTATTATTGAAAATTTATCGTTGTATGTTCCAGCAGGAAAAACGATCGCAATTGTCGGTTCTACAGGTTCGGGTAAGAGTACCTTGGTCAAACTGTTGTTGCGCTTGTATGAAGTGCAATCAGGCAATATTACACTTGATGGCATAGAGTTACGCAACTTGAGATTTAACGATCTGCGTCGCGCAATTGGTTTAGTAAGCCAAGATGTTTTTTTGTTTCATGGAACAGTTGCAGAAAATATTGCCTATGGTAGTTTTGAGGCAACACCAGCAGAAATTATCCATGCTGCTACCATTGCTGAAGCACATGAGTTTATCATGCAACTTCCTCAAGGCTACGATACAATCGTTGGCGAACGCGGACAAAAGTTATCTGGGGGACAACGACAAAGAATTGCGATCGCCAGGGCTATTTTAAAAAATCCTCCAATTCTGATTTTGGATGAAGCTACTTCCGCAGTGGATAATGAAACCGAAGCTGCTATTCAGCGATCGCTCGAAAAGATTACCGTGAATCGCACAACGATTGCGATCGCACATCGGCTGTCTACTGTTCGCAACGCGGATTGTATTTACGTCATGGAATACGGCAAATTAGTAGAGAAAGGCACTCACGAACAACTCATCGCCCAACAAGGAATATATGCCAGCCTTTGGCGAGTACAATCAGGTTTGGTCGTAGCTAGTGACTAG
- a CDS encoding glutathione S-transferase family protein, with protein sequence MSSTEDKIKKAIATKRGRLPSKWIVWLGKFVWTKLWQIMMSKLAPRDQSGAYVRPSSEFRNFVSTVAESAYQPAAGRYQLYVGLGCPWAHRTLVVRALKGLEEAISVSTVSPSPIEGGWVLDQEENSCRTLAQVYQLAQSGYGGRSTVPVLWDKQTNTIVNNESSEIIAMLNSEFNQLAKQPILDLYPEKLREKIDWWNEKIYHTVNNGVYRCGFAQTQEAYEQACNELFVTLDEIDTTLKSSRYLCGSSLTLADVRLFTTLFRFDVVYYSLFKCNRRRIQDYHNLGPYLRDLYQLPGVAETCSLDAVKQDYYGNLFPLNPGGIIPCGPDVNLLEPHNREQVSQGVMI encoded by the coding sequence ATGTCCTCTACAGAAGATAAAATCAAGAAGGCGATCGCCACAAAGCGGGGTAGATTACCATCAAAGTGGATCGTTTGGTTAGGAAAATTTGTCTGGACAAAGCTTTGGCAGATCATGATGTCAAAGCTAGCGCCACGCGATCAATCAGGTGCCTACGTTCGTCCTAGCAGTGAGTTTCGCAACTTTGTAAGTACAGTAGCAGAAAGTGCTTATCAACCAGCAGCAGGGCGCTATCAACTCTACGTTGGGCTAGGTTGTCCTTGGGCACATCGAACGCTTGTTGTACGGGCGTTGAAAGGGCTTGAAGAAGCAATATCAGTATCTACTGTATCTCCTTCTCCGATTGAAGGTGGTTGGGTTCTAGATCAAGAAGAAAACAGTTGTCGAACTCTAGCGCAAGTGTATCAGCTAGCACAATCTGGATATGGTGGGCGTTCTACCGTACCAGTATTGTGGGATAAACAGACAAATACGATTGTTAATAATGAGAGTTCTGAGATTATTGCGATGTTGAACTCAGAATTCAACCAATTGGCGAAGCAGCCCATACTCGATCTTTACCCTGAAAAACTACGCGAGAAAATTGATTGGTGGAACGAGAAGATTTATCACACCGTTAATAACGGTGTCTATCGTTGCGGTTTTGCACAGACTCAGGAAGCCTACGAACAAGCGTGTAATGAGCTATTTGTAACTTTAGATGAAATTGATACCACACTAAAGTCAAGTCGATATCTTTGTGGTAGTAGTTTAACACTTGCGGATGTACGTTTATTTACGACACTGTTTCGCTTTGATGTGGTTTACTACAGTTTATTTAAGTGCAACCGTCGCCGGATTCAAGATTATCACAATCTAGGACCTTACTTGCGTGACTTGTATCAGCTACCAGGCGTTGCTGAGACTTGTAGTTTAGATGCAGTCAAACAAGACTACTATGGTAATTTATTTCCCCTGAATCCAGGTGGCATTATTCCTTGTGGTCCTGACGTGAATCTTCTAGAACCACACAACCGCGAACAAGTTAGTCAGGGAGTGATGATTTAG
- a CDS encoding Uma2 family endonuclease: MASMVLLQDLAERLQAEDPEERLTISGISWDRYEVFLNDLGDSLRYRVTYLDGVLELVSPSRRHERNKTIIGSLLEDYLKEKRIPFFPLGSTTFRNQKKRGGTEPDESYCIGTEKEFPDIAIEVVVTSGGLDKLEVYRRLGVREVWFFKKNQFEIHHLRGEAYEQIPQSEVLPLDLAMLAEYAIATDPLAAALEF, translated from the coding sequence ATAGCTTCTATGGTCTTACTTCAAGACTTAGCCGAGAGATTACAAGCTGAAGATCCAGAAGAACGGTTGACGATCAGTGGTATCAGTTGGGATAGATATGAAGTCTTCCTCAATGACCTGGGAGATAGCCTGAGATATCGCGTTACTTACCTGGATGGAGTTTTAGAATTAGTGTCACCTAGTCGTCGTCACGAACGCAATAAAACGATTATTGGCTCCTTACTAGAAGATTATCTTAAAGAAAAGCGTATCCCTTTCTTTCCTCTGGGTTCAACAACTTTTCGCAACCAGAAAAAACGAGGTGGTACAGAACCCGATGAATCTTACTGTATTGGTACGGAAAAAGAGTTCCCTGATATTGCAATTGAAGTAGTTGTCACGAGTGGTGGGCTTGACAAGCTAGAAGTATATAGAAGATTGGGTGTGCGCGAAGTGTGGTTTTTTAAAAAAAATCAATTTGAAATTCATCACTTGCGTGGGGAAGCCTACGAACAAATACCCCAAAGTGAGGTACTGCCACTCGATTTAGCAATGTTAGCTGAATATGCGATCGCCACCGATCCTCTTGCAGCTGCACTCGAATTTTGA